The genomic interval TCCTATGCCTGCACCATAGTACGAATCTGAGGCAAATTTGGTAAATAGCCTTGTTAGAATTTCTGGTTTGAGAGATTCTCCATCATCGGTTACGCTTAATTCTACGACATCTATAGAGTGGACTCTTTTTTCACCTAGTGTTAGTATTATCTTTCCTCTATTCCTAACAAACCTCATTGAATTATCAATTAAATTTTGGATGACTTGACTTACCCTAAATTTATCGGCGAACACAAAATACTCTTTGTCAAAATTTCTGTATTCAAAAGTTATAAACTTGTTATATTCAATATTGTTAACAAAATCTGTAATAACATAGGTTACTAGCTGATTAAAGCTAAATCTTTCTTTATTTAGGTAAAGTATATTCCCTTCAAGACGTGTTATATCTAGTATGTTTTCAGATAATCTGTGTAGTTTTTTTGCATTAGATATCGCAATTCGCAACAAAAAGTTTTGATCATTGTCTTTGATTTCATTTTTTAAGATTTCAGTAATCCCTAAAATAGATTGCAATGGGGTACGCAGCTCATGTGCCACCAAATCCATAAATCTGCTCTGCATTTTCCCCTGCCCTTTTAGTTTTTCATGTGCATCCTTAAGACGTCTATGTATTTCTGATTGATTCCAAAGGTTGTTAAATATAACAGTAATGGTTTCGGATGTCTTTAAACTTTCAATAAATACTGCCATTCCCAATGCCTGTGTAAATTTCTGTTGATCATCGTCTACTACCTCCCATACTACTGTAGTCTTGTTGTCAAAAACTAGGATCCTGTTAAACGATGCCATTGTCGGTTCTAAATCTTTGAATGCAATATTTTGATATTTGGACTTGATTTTATTGGTTTCCTTTGTGTTCTCAGAGTCCGGAATAGTTAATACTCTTAGTTTGACTCCTTTGAATCCTAATTCATTTAACATTCTAAATCCCCCTTCCAGCTCAGAGCGATAAAATCCATTTATGGAAGGTAGTATAATGAGAATTTCATTTTTGGCTAAAGCGAATAATTCATAAATTCTATGCATCACATCGTTTGAGTCATACAATATATCGATTTTGTCATCTGCTTTATTTTCAATTTCATTTAACCTTTCTTCATAATCAATCCCATTTTTCCAAAGTTTTTCAAATATTATATTGTAGAAACTTAGATTTGCTTGATCATCATTTAAAAACAAATTGTCTATTACCATCCTTCCGTCGTTAATCCTTTCAATCGTTGATGCAAAGAACCGATCAGACATAGCAAAGTCAAATGCTGGCTTTTCATTGATATGGCGAATTTTAATTCCTCTTTTAGCAAGAGATTTTATTAAATCTATATCATTTTTGTTTCTAATTGAGGTGAGCCATCTTATACCACTATGCAAGCCGTTTTTTTCCTTTGCTATGATTGAATCAAAATTTTCAAAGTAATTTTGAAATTCAAATAACATTCCACCAATCGATGAATAAATATTTATGAATTCTGATATGTCTATAAAATACGATAATCTATCTGCAATTTTCTTGTCTATTTCAAACCTTAGTGCTGATGGGGGAAGAGGGGAAACTTCATTTAGGTCAATGTCATCGACAGTTACTACATTGTGGGTATTAAAAGTAGCTGCGTTTGAATACAATGCTTCAAAGTAAGCATGCGAGGCTAACAAGAGGTCCTCACTATTGCTGTAAATACC from Candidatus Nitrosocosmicus hydrocola carries:
- a CDS encoding sensor histidine kinase, whose protein sequence is MGENVQTIQNDENALDRLYRIIKNVKSRLDILVGIDGLILLGSYPEFSELCERLKQQGGTIRSIIKNPTQNYPDFQFIFKSFTEIKQLDNIRGIVATSESEYIRLNCDTAGTTVLDGIYSNSEDLLLASHAYFEALYSNAATFNTHNVVTVDDIDLNEVSPLPPSALRFEIDKKIADRLSYFIDISEFINIYSSIGGMLFEFQNYFENFDSIIAKEKNGLHSGIRWLTSIRNKNDIDLIKSLAKRGIKIRHINEKPAFDFAMSDRFFASTIERINDGRMVIDNLFLNDDQANLSFYNIIFEKLWKNGIDYEERLNEIENKADDKIDILYDSNDVMHRIYELFALAKNEILIILPSINGFYRSELEGGFRMLNELGFKGVKLRVLTIPDSENTKETNKIKSKYQNIAFKDLEPTMASFNRILVFDNKTTVVWEVVDDDQQKFTQALGMAVFIESLKTSETITVIFNNLWNQSEIHRRLKDAHEKLKGQGKMQSRFMDLVAHELRTPLQSILGITEILKNEIKDNDQNFLLRIAISNAKKLHRLSENILDITRLEGNILYLNKERFSFNQLVTYVITDFVNNIEYNKFITFEYRNFDKEYFVFADKFRVSQVIQNLIDNSMRFVRNRGKIILTLGEKRVHSIDVVELSVTDDGESLKPEILTRLFTKFASDSYYGAGIGLYLCKKIIEAHGGRIWAKNNHDMKGCTFSFGIPQTGT